A stretch of Spirochaetota bacterium DNA encodes these proteins:
- a CDS encoding amino acid ABC transporter substrate-binding protein: MARTRGMPRNRSPSPRAGGSIGLRGTGTEVDMGKAGAAWILLPLCAGLCMLASCLKGEKVRIAVMTKLEAGSTVGTSEINAAKLFMEQRGVTGIEVVPVNDNWDPERSREALEEILAQGIRILITSHTSTCALAIMDRINSAPIITFVTGATTDRLSKKDDFMFRNVLDVAREQEHIAGEIDRMPGESLLIIRDTMNFGYTEPALGYVKQYLRTRICGIMEVRADMLDLPALQARLAGVSCDKAYLLIGGYQSLAAGAIAQAVKRRFPAARIMLTPWVKSPQLVEAGGDALRDCVLPSHYPPRGQSASIARYVETFHGRFGYSPTFISINMYIALQILSQAIDAGRRTPQEIKSFILEKKTFHTDFLDVRFDEYGDVTIPLYFVTDIAKEF, encoded by the coding sequence GGGGCCGCATGGATTCTCCTGCCGCTGTGTGCGGGTCTCTGCATGCTCGCGTCGTGTTTGAAGGGGGAGAAAGTACGCATCGCGGTCATGACCAAGCTCGAGGCGGGTTCCACGGTGGGTACGAGCGAAATCAACGCCGCAAAATTGTTCATGGAGCAGCGCGGCGTCACCGGCATTGAAGTTGTCCCGGTTAACGACAACTGGGATCCCGAACGCTCCAGGGAGGCGCTCGAGGAGATACTGGCGCAGGGGATACGAATACTCATCACGAGCCATACCTCGACCTGCGCCCTCGCGATCATGGACCGGATCAACAGCGCGCCCATAATCACCTTCGTGACGGGCGCGACGACGGACCGGCTCTCGAAGAAGGATGACTTCATGTTCCGCAATGTCCTGGACGTCGCGCGCGAGCAGGAGCACATCGCGGGAGAGATCGACCGGATGCCCGGCGAATCGTTGCTCATCATCCGGGACACAATGAACTTTGGATATACGGAGCCCGCGCTCGGATACGTGAAGCAGTATCTGCGCACGCGAATCTGCGGCATAATGGAGGTAAGGGCGGATATGCTCGACCTTCCCGCCCTGCAGGCGCGGCTCGCGGGTGTGAGCTGCGACAAGGCCTACCTGTTAATCGGCGGATACCAGAGCCTTGCCGCGGGGGCGATCGCGCAGGCGGTGAAGCGCCGTTTCCCTGCGGCGCGCATCATGCTCACCCCGTGGGTTAAAAGCCCCCAGCTCGTGGAGGCGGGGGGGGACGCGCTCAGGGATTGCGTGCTGCCCTCCCATTATCCCCCGCGCGGTCAGAGCGCCTCCATCGCGCGTTACGTCGAAACCTTTCACGGACGCTTTGGTTACTCGCCCACCTTCATCAGCATCAACATGTACATCGCGCTCCAGATTCTCAGCCAGGCCATCGACGCGGGCCGCCGCACGCCGCAGGAGATTAAAAGCTTCATACTCGAGAAGAAGACGTTCCACACCGATTTCCTCGACGTGAGATTCGACGAGTACGGCGACGTCACGATCCCGCTCTACTTCGTGACCGATATCGCGAAGGAGTTTTAG